The following proteins are encoded in a genomic region of Synechococcus sp. CBW1002:
- a CDS encoding GMC oxidoreductase, protein MSRIDLQELPSGQQFESDLCIVGGGIAGLVLADALRGCGRRVDLLEAGGAGEEAESQALYAAEMAGVPHLGTTEGRFRVYGGSSTHWGGQLLPLAAHDFQRRPHVPESGWPLDPEELSPYLHRCEELLGANHAPFDASLIDQLPAPGPRLSDPDLQPRFSKWAPFAHRNVATTLGPRCEADPHTQVFLHAGVTELELDDSSSQVAALTVRTLRGGQFRFSARQVVIAAGTIETTRLLLASGIGNHSDQLGRWFHDHLSIKGATLHPQPRRPFLQRFAPWFICRTRHTLKLESTAAWQARQGCLNVMGHLVFEAPGTSGFAWLRQQLQARQRSATSPCSVPAPTIEKLPAESLDLLYLAWKAAVRRRRWCPAAAAITLYIDSEQQPNPQSRIRLSPQRDALGMPKAVVDWRWGEPERHAFACYRQLFDRQWQAWNPGPIRWHHSFEPGTDWQAHVSDTYHPMGGTRMAASPQQGVVDPQLRVHGIHNLFVTSCSVFPTGGSSNPTLTLMQLTLRLAQQLRFL, encoded by the coding sequence ATGAGCCGCATCGATCTGCAGGAGCTGCCCTCGGGGCAGCAGTTTGAGAGCGACCTCTGCATCGTGGGCGGCGGCATCGCCGGGCTTGTGCTGGCCGATGCCCTGCGCGGCTGCGGCCGCCGCGTGGATCTTCTGGAGGCGGGCGGCGCCGGCGAGGAAGCCGAAAGCCAGGCGCTCTATGCCGCCGAGATGGCCGGCGTGCCCCACCTGGGCACCACCGAAGGCCGCTTCCGGGTGTATGGCGGCTCCTCCACCCACTGGGGCGGCCAGCTGCTGCCCCTGGCTGCCCATGATTTTCAGCGCCGCCCGCATGTGCCAGAGAGCGGCTGGCCTCTCGATCCCGAGGAGCTCAGCCCCTATCTCCACCGCTGCGAGGAGCTGCTGGGTGCCAACCACGCCCCCTTTGATGCCTCGCTGATCGATCAGCTGCCCGCTCCCGGGCCCCGGCTCAGCGATCCCGATCTGCAGCCGCGCTTCTCCAAGTGGGCGCCCTTCGCGCACCGCAATGTGGCCACCACGCTCGGGCCCCGCTGCGAGGCCGATCCGCACACGCAGGTGTTTCTCCACGCTGGCGTCACCGAGCTCGAACTAGATGACAGCAGTAGCCAAGTGGCGGCTCTCACGGTGCGTACCCTGCGCGGCGGACAGTTCCGCTTCAGCGCACGGCAGGTGGTGATTGCCGCCGGCACGATCGAAACCACCCGTCTGCTGCTGGCTTCGGGAATCGGCAACCACAGCGATCAGCTGGGCCGCTGGTTTCACGATCACCTCTCGATCAAGGGCGCCACGCTTCACCCCCAGCCCCGCCGGCCCTTTCTGCAGCGCTTTGCGCCCTGGTTCATCTGCCGCACGCGCCACACCCTGAAGCTCGAATCCACCGCTGCCTGGCAGGCCCGCCAGGGTTGCCTGAATGTGATGGGTCATCTGGTGTTCGAGGCGCCCGGCACCTCGGGCTTCGCTTGGCTGCGCCAGCAGCTCCAGGCCCGCCAGCGCAGCGCCACGAGCCCTTGTTCCGTGCCCGCTCCCACCATCGAAAAGCTGCCCGCCGAAAGCCTCGATCTGCTCTACCTGGCCTGGAAAGCCGCCGTCCGCCGACGCCGCTGGTGCCCGGCTGCAGCTGCGATCACTCTTTACATCGACAGCGAACAGCAGCCCAACCCGCAGAGCCGCATCCGCCTCTCCCCCCAGCGCGACGCTCTTGGCATGCCGAAGGCCGTGGTCGACTGGCGCTGGGGGGAGCCCGAACGCCACGCCTTTGCCTGCTACCGCCAGCTGTTTGATCGTCAATGGCAGGCCTGGAACCCCGGCCCGATCCGCTGGCACCACAGCTTCGAGCCCGGCACGGACTGGCAGGCCCACGTGAGCGACACTTACCACCCGATGGGCGGCACCCGCATGGCCGCCAGCCCCCAGCAGGGCGTGGTGGATCCCCAGCTGCGGGTGCATGGCATCCACAATTTGTTTGTGACTAGCTGCTCGGTGTTCCCTACCGGCGGCAGCTCCAACCCAACACTCACGCTGATGCAGCTCACCCTGCGTTTGGCGCAGCAGTTGCGCTTTCTGTAA
- a CDS encoding FkbM family methyltransferase — translation MLHAIQNSPFYRLINKGYESRFDEAMMNSLEPGMRVFDVGANVGYYTEKFADCVGPSGSVHAFEPVPASASMIKGMVAARPWIEVHQCAVADQPGELVMDAECGSTSPTNKVAISTLGGAGTGMTVPVETIDLIAEKVGVPAAIKIDVEGYEWHVLEGSRKTLSSSDLHHVFVEVHFALLEQRGLINAAADIASVLAGAGFEVEYTDFSHIHAFRRS, via the coding sequence GTGCTGCATGCCATCCAGAACAGCCCCTTCTATCGGCTGATCAATAAGGGCTATGAATCTCGCTTTGATGAGGCGATGATGAATAGCCTTGAGCCTGGAATGCGCGTCTTTGATGTAGGTGCCAATGTCGGCTACTATACCGAAAAGTTCGCAGATTGCGTCGGGCCCTCCGGCAGTGTGCATGCCTTTGAGCCTGTGCCAGCCTCCGCCAGCATGATCAAAGGGATGGTGGCTGCAAGGCCCTGGATTGAAGTGCATCAATGCGCTGTTGCTGATCAGCCCGGTGAGCTCGTGATGGATGCAGAATGTGGTTCCACATCTCCTACAAACAAGGTTGCTATCAGCACACTGGGGGGCGCAGGGACAGGGATGACTGTCCCTGTGGAGACAATTGACTTGATCGCAGAAAAAGTTGGGGTTCCGGCTGCGATCAAAATTGACGTAGAAGGGTATGAGTGGCATGTGCTTGAAGGAAGTCGTAAGACTCTTTCATCGTCCGACCTTCATCATGTCTTCGTTGAAGTTCATTTTGCGCTCCTGGAACAGCGTGGTCTGATTAACGCCGCTGCTGATATTGCAAGCGTCCTTGCCGGCGCCGGCTTTGAGGTTGAATACACAGACTTCAGTCACATTCATGCCTTTCGGCGTTCATGA
- a CDS encoding glycosyltransferase family 2 protein: protein MSNCSILILTKNEALDLPGCLKSVQWSNDIVVYDSFSTDHTSLIAAKAGARVIQRPGQEPGIAFGGDEACHRTWGIREIQYKNPWIFVIDADERLTLEAAAELQAIASDPSPTCVAYRIRRRDFFQGRQLKHVQTSPWYIRFFRPEFVHYERLVNPITVVDGPVGDLQHPLDHYPFSKGLSHWIARHNSYSSFEAQQILQNRASQEPFSLRAAFLERDFNRRRFHQKELFYRLPARPLIKFVLLYVLKRGFLDGRPGFTYALLQSIYEAFIVLKVQEFESCRLHETTDKLGRLLL, encoded by the coding sequence ATGAGTAACTGCTCGATCTTGATTCTGACCAAAAACGAAGCGCTTGATCTTCCTGGTTGCTTGAAATCGGTACAATGGAGTAATGATATTGTCGTCTATGACTCGTTCAGCACGGATCACACGAGTTTGATTGCTGCCAAGGCTGGAGCAAGAGTGATTCAAAGGCCAGGGCAAGAGCCTGGAATCGCTTTTGGTGGCGACGAGGCCTGTCATCGCACCTGGGGTATTCGCGAAATCCAATACAAAAATCCCTGGATTTTTGTCATCGACGCCGATGAGCGTCTCACCCTCGAAGCCGCCGCCGAGCTCCAGGCCATCGCCAGCGATCCGAGCCCCACATGCGTCGCCTACCGCATCCGCCGCCGCGACTTCTTCCAGGGCCGTCAGCTGAAGCATGTGCAGACTTCGCCCTGGTACATCCGCTTCTTCCGACCTGAGTTCGTGCATTACGAACGCCTGGTGAATCCGATCACGGTGGTGGATGGCCCGGTCGGCGATCTGCAGCACCCGCTCGACCACTACCCCTTCTCCAAAGGCCTCAGCCACTGGATCGCTCGCCACAACAGCTACAGCAGTTTTGAGGCCCAGCAGATCCTCCAGAACCGCGCCAGCCAGGAACCCTTCAGCCTCCGCGCCGCATTCCTCGAGCGCGACTTCAACCGCCGCCGCTTCCACCAGAAGGAACTCTTCTACCGCCTCCCCGCCCGGCCGCTGATCAAGTTTGTCCTCCTCTACGTGCTCAAGCGCGGCTTCCTCGACGGCCGCCCCGGCTTCACCTACGCCCTACTGCAGAGCATCTACGAAGCTTTCATCGTGCTCAAGGTGCAGGAATTTGAGTCCTGCCGCCTGCATGAGACCACAGATAAATTGGGGCGGTTGCTCCTGTGA
- a CDS encoding glycosyltransferase family 9 protein: MADYRHILYVHFEIPLGGAVIATATLRSLKESNPSLKVSVVASGHSLDLMAASPYVHKLHAAPNPIKSPLLAFLYAATKIFPERKEYDAIVLDYGNRRSLITVFAILTGIKERIGYSVRPCLLHSRAHHNSNDSNIARNNKALAKLTRNPLKETEPSIHFCHNDIDIYDSFFSRYSEARPRVVFVTETSKGHPNAWYADRFVMVGKLLISQYDALVILIGTAANKEDINNIRQGIGHDSVSLAGQTSPRQLAALMACCDFCISADTGAMHVARAVTLPTVILGNAAQPVGLWLPPAGLDYIELIRKDHLPCTICWKLKCETKECMDEISVEDVESAFLRLKSRVSWGKEARKQRVLDFSS; the protein is encoded by the coding sequence ATGGCTGATTACAGGCATATATTATACGTTCATTTTGAGATTCCACTCGGAGGTGCCGTTATCGCAACCGCAACCCTAAGGAGTCTTAAGGAATCCAACCCGAGCCTAAAGGTTTCTGTAGTGGCCAGCGGCCATTCACTTGATCTCATGGCAGCTTCCCCCTATGTTCACAAGTTACATGCAGCACCGAATCCAATCAAATCACCCTTATTGGCATTTCTATATGCCGCGACAAAGATATTTCCAGAGAGAAAAGAATACGACGCTATTGTGCTTGATTATGGGAACCGTCGAAGCTTGATTACAGTTTTTGCAATCCTTACTGGTATAAAAGAGCGAATAGGATACAGTGTAAGACCTTGCCTTTTGCATTCTAGAGCCCACCATAACAGTAATGATTCAAATATCGCGAGGAATAACAAAGCTTTAGCGAAATTAACGCGTAATCCGTTAAAAGAAACTGAGCCCTCGATACATTTTTGTCATAACGATATAGATATATATGATAGCTTTTTCAGTCGTTATTCTGAAGCAAGGCCACGAGTTGTATTTGTAACTGAAACGAGCAAAGGGCATCCAAACGCATGGTATGCCGATAGATTTGTTATGGTAGGCAAATTACTTATTAGTCAGTATGACGCCCTTGTCATCCTTATAGGGACGGCTGCGAACAAGGAGGATATAAATAATATTAGACAGGGGATTGGGCATGACTCAGTTTCTCTTGCTGGCCAAACCTCACCAAGACAATTAGCAGCGTTAATGGCCTGTTGCGATTTTTGTATTTCAGCAGACACTGGCGCCATGCATGTTGCCAGAGCTGTTACTCTTCCAACAGTTATTCTTGGAAATGCCGCACAACCCGTAGGCCTATGGCTTCCACCCGCTGGCCTTGATTATATAGAACTTATTCGAAAAGATCACTTGCCTTGCACGATATGCTGGAAGTTAAAATGTGAAACCAAAGAATGCATGGATGAAATTAGCGTCGAGGATGTAGAATCAGCCTTCTTACGGCTTAAGTCCAGAGTCTCATGGGGCAAGGAAGCCAGAAAGCAGCGAGTGCTCGATTTTTCCTCATGA
- a CDS encoding FkbM family methyltransferase: protein MNYTLPFLDQAKSMPKYFFLLRAFGHFKIPFLSDYSKQRILHLFANKNNPHPARWKQFYYEVKNNGVLYSGFLGNYIDWFAFFFGADEKNLLENIYKPILATSADPIYIDVGGNIGHHALYLSRHASLIHSFEPVSTCLAEFRRKVSRADVSNIVLHDYAIGESDYDAEINCSVGFNGGTNSFSKEHDSANTRVELVRVKAFDNLDLPELARSVLVKIDVEGFEYAALSGMIQFLVKTRPFVMCELSAQSLKMFQLNNSSLKTMLPHDYIFLDADKLSLRPRINWRLNYLRSFQICHDFRGNVLCAPLERLNSLRKF from the coding sequence ATGAATTATACTTTACCTTTTCTTGATCAGGCGAAATCTATGCCCAAGTACTTTTTTTTGCTTCGGGCTTTTGGGCACTTTAAAATTCCATTTCTCTCGGATTACAGCAAGCAACGTATTTTGCATCTGTTTGCCAATAAAAACAATCCACATCCTGCTAGGTGGAAACAGTTCTATTATGAGGTCAAAAATAATGGAGTGCTGTATTCAGGCTTTCTAGGAAACTATATTGATTGGTTCGCATTCTTCTTTGGTGCCGATGAGAAGAATTTGTTGGAAAACATTTATAAGCCCATTCTTGCTACCTCTGCTGATCCAATATATATTGATGTAGGTGGCAATATAGGCCATCATGCATTATACCTAAGCCGGCATGCTTCGCTTATTCATTCGTTTGAACCAGTATCTACGTGTCTAGCTGAATTCAGACGTAAGGTATCTCGCGCTGATGTTTCCAACATTGTTCTTCATGACTACGCAATAGGCGAGAGTGATTACGATGCTGAAATCAATTGTTCAGTCGGATTCAATGGGGGTACAAATTCATTTAGCAAGGAACATGATTCGGCTAATACGCGGGTTGAGTTGGTACGTGTCAAAGCATTTGATAACCTAGATTTACCAGAACTTGCGCGGTCGGTCTTAGTTAAGATTGATGTTGAGGGCTTCGAGTATGCTGCTCTTTCGGGAATGATACAATTCCTTGTAAAAACAAGGCCGTTTGTCATGTGTGAACTAAGCGCGCAATCGCTCAAGATGTTTCAATTAAATAATTCTTCCCTTAAAACAATGCTCCCCCACGACTATATCTTTCTTGACGCTGACAAACTATCTTTGAGGCCTAGGATTAATTGGCGTCTCAACTATCTTAGATCCTTTCAGATTTGTCATGACTTTCGAGGTAACGTCCTTTGTGCCCCGCTAGAACGCTTGAATAGCCTTAGAAAGTTTTAA
- a CDS encoding FkbM family methyltransferase, giving the protein MARYSKEVVCFECNPLLYTRLESILPKNASLHKIALSDCSGFAELRFDPSNTGIGTIEKNNLLVGNSGIKKVVTQNVPIKRLDDYSLTDVSFIKIDIEGHELQCLKGAETLLNSFHPALLIEIEERHCPGNLVAVPDFLRTFDYHPFILSKNGLYLQPVLELNRHAQRGVNNFWFLPLI; this is encoded by the coding sequence ATGGCTAGATATTCAAAAGAGGTTGTTTGTTTCGAATGTAATCCTCTATTGTATACTCGACTTGAATCGATCTTGCCAAAAAATGCCAGTCTCCACAAAATAGCGTTGTCCGACTGTAGCGGGTTTGCAGAACTAAGATTTGATCCATCTAATACCGGCATTGGAACAATTGAAAAAAACAACTTACTTGTAGGCAATTCTGGGATAAAAAAAGTTGTCACTCAAAATGTTCCTATTAAGCGCTTAGACGATTATTCATTAACTGACGTAAGCTTCATAAAAATAGATATTGAAGGCCACGAACTTCAATGCCTTAAAGGTGCTGAAACTCTCTTAAACTCCTTTCATCCTGCGCTTTTAATTGAAATCGAAGAAAGACATTGTCCTGGAAACCTAGTGGCTGTGCCAGACTTCTTAAGAACTTTTGATTATCACCCATTTATCTTATCAAAAAATGGTCTTTATTTACAGCCGGTTCTGGAATTAAATCGCCATGCTCAACGCGGTGTTAACAACTTTTGGTTTCTTCCATTAATTTAG
- a CDS encoding aldo/keto reductase codes for MKRIVLSGTDIETSSLGFGCSALMGSGSRAYRQRLLSQALELGVTHFDVARYYGLGEAESELGRFLKANPGKATVATKFGINPLPFATAGFSRLFSRLGAQSFGKQIERTAGERTHRFKLAEARAALETSLRKLKVDTIDVYLLHDCRSKDVRNPDLLNFLMKSKADGKIRSFGVASEIESILEIDQTIPAYTNVIQLENSLLRPNLKRIPSLPNRAVITHRALSHNLVKLLELITQHSKQAEAWSDELGVDLKDPLVLANAMLAYAAAENPNGITLFSTTKIRRIKSNVCAIQHPILPPQKLQRLMELLVAFK; via the coding sequence ATGAAAAGAATAGTTCTTTCGGGAACTGATATTGAGACATCATCATTAGGGTTTGGCTGTAGTGCTTTGATGGGCAGTGGCTCAAGAGCTTATCGGCAGAGACTTCTTAGCCAAGCATTGGAACTAGGAGTAACCCACTTTGATGTGGCTCGATACTACGGCCTTGGCGAAGCGGAATCAGAACTCGGACGCTTCCTTAAGGCTAATCCTGGGAAAGCGACGGTTGCAACAAAGTTTGGAATTAATCCATTACCATTCGCTACAGCCGGTTTTTCTCGCCTCTTCAGTAGGCTAGGCGCACAATCGTTCGGAAAGCAAATCGAAAGGACTGCGGGTGAACGAACACATCGCTTCAAACTTGCGGAAGCCCGAGCGGCGCTCGAAACTAGCCTTCGCAAATTGAAAGTTGATACAATTGACGTTTATTTATTGCACGATTGCCGATCCAAGGATGTCCGCAATCCCGACCTGCTTAATTTCTTGATGAAATCAAAAGCTGATGGGAAAATTCGCTCATTTGGTGTGGCATCTGAAATTGAATCTATCCTTGAGATCGATCAAACAATACCAGCTTATACCAATGTAATACAGCTTGAAAATAGTCTCCTTAGGCCCAATCTAAAACGTATTCCGAGTTTGCCTAATCGAGCTGTGATAACGCACCGAGCGCTCTCCCATAATCTAGTAAAGTTGCTTGAGCTTATTACTCAGCACTCCAAACAAGCTGAAGCATGGAGTGACGAATTAGGTGTTGACCTGAAAGACCCTTTAGTACTCGCCAATGCAATGCTGGCCTATGCTGCCGCCGAAAATCCCAATGGGATTACTCTGTTTTCTACAACAAAGATTCGTAGAATTAAATCCAATGTCTGTGCCATTCAGCATCCGATACTACCCCCTCAAAAGCTTCAACGTCTCATGGAATTATTGGTAGCCTTTAAATGA
- a CDS encoding GMC oxidoreductase, whose protein sequence is MINRLGETSIQREFEADIAIIGAGAMGLAIASEFLHTGFSILLLESGLADSNCVSDTLLAVENIGHKFNGATSSGRRRVLGGATTLWGGQFLPLGDIVFTERPWLGVSGWPFQKTLLKPFYKRAADLAQLKLATGGDSLWIGHGINPPLFNPEKLKSEFSSWSPRPNFANNMRGDLALSSNVEVLLDATVTEILINRHGEVQELSIRSTLGHAAMAKARFYILAAGAIESARLLLASRRQDDRGIGNSNGLVGRYFQDHISLPVARIIPKNRATFHQIYDNFIVGGTKYAPKVVISDALQRENRILNVGGFFRFSVDNSISINALKTLIGHLKRRTIPSDGIPLLAKSIINLPEVAKFAYGVRIKHRIQASREGEIFLEAHSEQLPRPESRISLSKKDDRLGMPLACLNWRIADESRMAIKAYTNTVRDEFHRLCLADVEPLSDVIDSPYEFQRSLSDVYHQMGTLRMSTNPEEGVTNPDARMHEVPNLYVAGCSLFPVSGYSNPTHTGIALAVRLADHLKSRLSK, encoded by the coding sequence ATGATTAATAGATTAGGTGAAACCTCTATCCAACGAGAATTTGAGGCGGATATCGCGATCATCGGAGCCGGTGCGATGGGCCTTGCGATTGCTTCAGAGTTTTTGCATACAGGATTCTCAATTCTTCTTCTTGAGTCGGGTCTTGCTGATTCTAACTGTGTAAGTGACACATTACTCGCTGTCGAGAATATTGGCCACAAATTTAACGGCGCCACGAGTTCGGGACGCCGACGTGTTCTTGGTGGTGCTACAACACTTTGGGGTGGGCAGTTCTTACCGTTAGGGGATATTGTATTTACAGAGCGACCATGGCTTGGTGTTTCCGGTTGGCCTTTCCAGAAAACATTACTTAAACCATTTTATAAACGAGCTGCTGATTTAGCACAGCTAAAGCTAGCCACTGGTGGTGATTCACTTTGGATAGGTCATGGCATAAATCCGCCGCTTTTTAATCCTGAAAAACTAAAGTCAGAATTTTCAAGTTGGAGTCCAAGACCTAATTTCGCGAATAACATGCGCGGCGATCTTGCTTTAAGCTCTAACGTGGAGGTTCTTTTGGATGCTACTGTAACTGAAATTTTAATCAATAGGCATGGAGAGGTTCAGGAGCTTTCTATAAGATCTACTCTTGGTCATGCTGCTATGGCCAAGGCACGCTTTTATATATTGGCTGCAGGTGCAATTGAATCAGCACGCCTCCTTCTGGCCTCAAGAAGGCAGGATGATCGTGGTATCGGTAATTCCAATGGACTAGTCGGGCGATACTTTCAAGACCATATTAGCCTGCCCGTAGCTCGAATCATCCCCAAAAATCGAGCGACTTTTCATCAGATTTATGATAACTTTATTGTGGGAGGAACTAAATATGCTCCCAAAGTGGTCATCTCGGATGCCCTCCAGCGAGAAAATCGCATTTTAAATGTTGGCGGCTTTTTCCGTTTTTCAGTCGATAATTCCATAAGTATAAATGCGCTCAAAACACTGATCGGTCATTTGAAGAGAAGAACAATACCCAGTGACGGCATTCCCCTTCTTGCTAAATCCATTATCAATCTGCCAGAAGTAGCGAAATTTGCTTATGGTGTACGTATCAAACATCGCATACAAGCTAGTAGAGAAGGAGAGATCTTCTTGGAGGCACATTCAGAGCAACTCCCACGTCCTGAAAGTCGTATAAGCCTTTCAAAGAAAGACGATCGGCTCGGAATGCCTCTAGCATGTCTTAACTGGCGTATTGCAGATGAATCTCGCATGGCAATAAAGGCTTACACGAATACTGTGCGCGATGAGTTTCATAGGCTTTGCCTTGCTGACGTAGAGCCACTTAGCGATGTCATTGACTCACCTTACGAGTTTCAACGAAGTTTGAGCGATGTGTACCACCAAATGGGTACATTGCGGATGAGTACGAACCCCGAGGAAGGTGTTACTAACCCTGATGCCCGAATGCACGAGGTGCCCAATCTCTATGTAGCCGGGTGCTCTTTATTCCCGGTATCCGGTTATTCTAATCCTACGCATACTGGGATCGCTTTGGCGGTGCGATTGGCCGATCACCTAAAATCACGCCTATCAAAATAG
- a CDS encoding IS630 family transposase, which yields MALGRPMPPLVLSEDEVQQLRALANSRSLPHSIVQRAQIVLACGAGETNTAIAKRMGLTGMTVGKWRKRYRELGLEGLHDELRPGRPRTYEDDTVAEVINRALQTKPTDGSTQWSARSLAAATGISKTTVHRWLQTFSVQPHRQKSFKLSTDPFFVEKVRDIVGLYLNPPDKAMVLCVDEKTQIQALDRTQPLLPMGLGYVEGVTHDYIRHGTTTLFAALDVATGEVITQCKPRHRHQEFLGFLRQIEKSVPEELDVHLIVDNYCTHKHAKVRAWLAQRPRFHVHYTPTYASWINQVERWFGIITQRAIRRGSFSSVKELISKIEQFVAAYNKTKAPFNWTATADSILEKLQRLCSQISGTAH from the coding sequence GTGGCGCTTGGTCGTCCGATGCCTCCGCTGGTCCTCAGCGAGGACGAGGTTCAGCAGTTGCGGGCCCTTGCAAATTCCCGGTCGTTGCCGCATTCGATCGTGCAGCGCGCTCAGATCGTGCTGGCCTGCGGTGCCGGCGAGACCAACACCGCCATCGCCAAACGGATGGGGCTGACGGGGATGACCGTTGGCAAGTGGCGCAAGCGGTACCGGGAGCTGGGCCTGGAGGGCCTGCATGACGAGCTGCGGCCGGGTAGGCCTCGCACCTACGAGGACGACACGGTGGCGGAGGTGATCAACCGGGCACTGCAGACCAAGCCCACCGATGGCAGCACCCAGTGGTCTGCGCGCTCCCTCGCGGCTGCCACCGGCATCTCCAAAACCACCGTTCACCGCTGGCTGCAGACTTTCTCGGTCCAGCCCCACCGGCAGAAGTCGTTCAAGCTCTCCACCGACCCGTTCTTTGTGGAGAAGGTCCGCGACATCGTCGGCCTGTACCTGAACCCTCCGGATAAGGCGATGGTGCTCTGCGTCGACGAGAAGACGCAGATCCAGGCACTGGACCGCACCCAGCCGCTGTTGCCCATGGGCCTGGGTTACGTGGAGGGCGTCACCCACGACTACATCCGCCACGGCACCACCACGCTGTTCGCTGCTCTGGATGTGGCAACAGGCGAGGTGATCACCCAATGCAAGCCCCGCCATAGGCATCAGGAGTTCCTGGGGTTCCTGCGCCAGATCGAGAAGTCGGTCCCCGAGGAGCTTGATGTCCACTTGATCGTCGACAACTACTGCACCCACAAGCACGCCAAGGTGAGGGCCTGGCTGGCGCAGCGGCCCCGCTTCCACGTGCACTACACACCGACCTACGCCTCCTGGATCAACCAGGTGGAGCGTTGGTTTGGGATCATCACCCAGCGGGCGATCCGACGCGGCAGCTTCTCCAGCGTCAAGGAGTTGATCTCCAAGATCGAGCAATTCGTGGCGGCCTACAACAAGACCAAGGCGCCGTTCAACTGGACGGCCACAGCGGATTCAATCCTGGAGAAGCTCCAGCGACTTTGCTCGCAGATCTCCGGGACGGCACACTAG
- a CDS encoding IS5 family transposase codes for MAAPLQLGFTDYEQTYAKKKTRRQRFLDEMEATVPWDAFLALISPVYHRPSAKGGRPPFPLVVMLRIHLLQQWFTLSDPLMEEMLIDTPCFRRFAGIDMVEDRIPDETTILNFRHLLEENRIAEQILETVNQSLREKGVMLKEGTILDATIINAPSSTKNKTGERDPEMHSVAKGNQWFFGMRCHIGVDAASGLVHSVVSTAANVHELNTAADRVHGEERVIYGNSGHIGIEKREAFKDCEAEMRIAMKPGQRRVLPDTPEGRLLDLMEAAKAHVRAKVEHPFRIIKCQFGFRKVFYRGIRKNNLKLTMLFALANLWMVRERCPSTA; via the coding sequence ATGGCGGCCCCCCTCCAGTTGGGTTTCACGGACTACGAGCAGACCTACGCCAAGAAGAAAACGCGCCGGCAGCGCTTCCTCGACGAGATGGAAGCCACAGTGCCCTGGGATGCTTTCCTGGCCTTGATTTCGCCTGTGTACCACAGGCCTTCTGCCAAGGGCGGGCGCCCACCGTTTCCGCTGGTGGTGATGCTGCGCATCCACCTGCTGCAGCAGTGGTTCACGCTTTCCGATCCCTTGATGGAGGAGATGCTGATCGATACCCCCTGCTTCCGCCGCTTTGCTGGGATCGACATGGTTGAGGACCGGATCCCTGACGAGACGACGATCCTGAACTTCCGCCACCTCCTGGAAGAGAATCGGATAGCAGAGCAGATCCTGGAGACGGTGAACCAGAGCCTGCGGGAGAAGGGCGTGATGCTTAAGGAGGGTACGATCCTCGATGCCACAATCATCAACGCTCCCAGTTCAACCAAGAACAAGACGGGCGAGCGGGATCCTGAAATGCACTCGGTGGCCAAAGGCAACCAGTGGTTCTTTGGGATGCGGTGCCACATCGGTGTGGATGCAGCCTCGGGTCTGGTCCATTCGGTGGTGAGCACGGCTGCCAACGTCCATGAGCTGAACACGGCAGCCGATCGCGTCCATGGCGAGGAACGCGTGATCTACGGCAACTCTGGCCACATCGGCATCGAAAAGCGTGAGGCGTTCAAGGACTGCGAAGCAGAGATGCGCATCGCCATGAAGCCCGGACAGCGCCGAGTTCTACCGGACACCCCAGAGGGAAGACTGCTGGATCTGATGGAGGCGGCGAAAGCCCATGTCAGGGCAAAGGTGGAGCATCCATTTCGGATCATCAAGTGCCAGTTTGGATTTCGGAAGGTCTTCTACCGAGGCATCCGCAAGAACAACCTCAAGCTGACGATGCTGTTTGCCCTCGCTAATCTCTGGATGGTGCGCGAACGTTGTCCTTCTACAGCATAA